The proteins below are encoded in one region of Aquisphaera giovannonii:
- a CDS encoding PepSY-associated TM helix domain-containing protein, with product MPTAAGTDVGPARGLGRGGPASSPSPPSRPRLAEGLYRVVWRWHFYAGLLVTPVLLVVTLTGAAYIFRSEIEDAIHARLRFVEPGPSRVGASTLVDLARASRPGEVPTALELRADPRRSAVVRFDGPSPRGQSAVYVDPYNGRVLGASGEDATGAFFQAVLDLHRTLFLGTTGRIVNELTVGWTILLMVTGSYLWWPRKKEKVRGVWWPRWRGKPYVVLRDLHTVFGFYLMAPMVVILVTGLFYAAVWGWGFDRVTRNLRGKAEAAGAGPKREGPEGPAVVPRRFDGLVAAARDRYPDRDLSLTLAPAGRPVSVIASNDWNGPYGEYVMARFQLDPATAEMISHRTLAEDDHYWWHGWVYPLHVGSIYGPATKVIWMAACLVLSALPVTGIWMWWSRRPKGRTGFPRRPEAPLPRSWIALITALAVLLPVAGASIVLILAGEWTFRAVRRVSTGPLV from the coding sequence ATGCCCACGGCCGCCGGGACCGACGTCGGGCCGGCCCGCGGGCTCGGGCGCGGGGGGCCCGCGTCCTCGCCTTCGCCCCCGTCCCGCCCGCGGCTCGCGGAGGGCCTCTATCGCGTCGTCTGGCGTTGGCACTTCTACGCCGGCCTGCTCGTCACGCCGGTGCTCCTGGTGGTGACGCTCACCGGCGCGGCATACATCTTCCGGAGCGAGATCGAGGACGCGATCCACGCCCGGCTCCGGTTCGTCGAGCCTGGCCCGTCGCGGGTGGGGGCCTCGACGCTCGTGGACCTGGCGAGGGCCTCGCGGCCGGGCGAGGTCCCGACGGCCCTGGAATTGCGCGCCGACCCCCGCCGCAGCGCGGTCGTCCGGTTCGACGGGCCGTCGCCGCGAGGGCAGTCGGCGGTGTACGTCGACCCGTACAACGGCCGCGTGCTGGGGGCGAGCGGCGAGGACGCGACCGGGGCCTTCTTCCAGGCCGTGCTGGACCTCCACCGCACCCTCTTCCTGGGGACGACCGGCCGGATCGTCAACGAGCTGACGGTCGGCTGGACGATCCTCCTGATGGTCACGGGCTCCTACCTCTGGTGGCCGCGCAAGAAGGAGAAGGTCCGGGGCGTCTGGTGGCCCCGATGGCGGGGCAAGCCGTACGTCGTCCTCCGCGACCTGCACACGGTCTTCGGGTTCTATCTGATGGCCCCGATGGTCGTGATCCTCGTCACGGGGCTCTTCTACGCGGCCGTCTGGGGCTGGGGATTCGACCGGGTTACGCGCAACCTCCGCGGCAAGGCGGAGGCGGCGGGCGCCGGCCCGAAGCGGGAGGGGCCGGAGGGGCCCGCGGTGGTTCCGCGGCGGTTCGACGGGCTGGTGGCGGCGGCCCGCGATCGCTATCCCGACCGGGACCTGTCGCTCACCCTCGCCCCGGCGGGCCGGCCGGTGTCGGTCATCGCCAGCAACGACTGGAATGGGCCCTACGGCGAATACGTGATGGCGCGGTTCCAGCTCGATCCGGCGACCGCGGAGATGATCTCCCACCGAACCCTGGCGGAGGATGACCATTACTGGTGGCACGGCTGGGTCTACCCCCTGCACGTCGGGAGCATCTATGGGCCGGCGACGAAGGTGATCTGGATGGCCGCCTGCCTGGTCCTGTCGGCCCTGCCGGTGACCGGGATCTGGATGTGGTGGAGTCGCCGGCCGAAGGGCCGCACGGGCTTCCCCCGGAGGCCCGAGGCCCCCCTGCCCCGGAGCTGGATCGCCCTGATCACGGCGCTGGCGGTCCTCCTGCCGGTGGCCGGCGCGAGCATCGTTTTGATCCTCGCCGGCGAGTGGACCTTCCGCGCGGTCCGTCGGGTGTCCACGGGGCCGCTGGTCTGA
- a CDS encoding lipocalin family protein produces MRRPRTLIVLVLPVAALVAAAAGDEPKAEAGARRELVGTWRLVSARYGGQEYKAPEGTTTIKHVTPTQFMWASYDAEGRVSRAAGGRYSLDGDAYVETPEYGLSEDFDVIKGKPQAFRCKVEGKTWHHDGKLSNDLTIEEVWERVEPK; encoded by the coding sequence ATGCGGCGACCCCGAACGCTGATCGTCCTGGTCCTCCCCGTCGCGGCCCTCGTCGCGGCGGCCGCGGGCGACGAACCGAAAGCGGAGGCCGGCGCGCGACGGGAGCTCGTCGGCACCTGGAGGCTGGTGAGCGCGCGATACGGGGGGCAGGAGTACAAGGCGCCCGAGGGGACGACGACGATCAAGCACGTCACCCCGACGCAGTTCATGTGGGCCAGCTACGACGCCGAGGGCAGGGTCTCGCGGGCGGCGGGCGGGCGTTACTCGCTCGACGGCGACGCGTACGTGGAGACGCCCGAATACGGGCTGAGCGAGGACTTCGACGTCATCAAAGGCAAGCCGCAGGCGTTCCGCTGCAAGGTCGAGGGGAAGACCTGGCACCACGACGGGAAGCTCAGCAACGACCTGACCATCGAGGAGGTCTGGGAGCGGGTGGAGCCGAAGTAG
- the plsX gene encoding phosphate acyltransferase PlsX has protein sequence MRIALDAMGGDFAPGPIVAGAVEAAIDLPELTVVLVGDAEKVEAELAKAPQAPRDRLPVVHASQVIGMEDKPVEALRKKRDNSISKCWGLLAAGEVKAVVSAGNTGAMVASALFNAKMFLPGVRRPGIAAIFPSHQGPIVIIDVGANMNAKAEDLYQYGIMGSIYAEEILGVTHPRIGLLNVGTEDEKGTDLTRATRSLFAESPWASRFVGNVEGRDIYEGHVRVVICDGFVGNVLLKAGEGAVEFLFSILREELARMLPELPGGAGQKVAGSLGRLKSRFEYEEFGGGPLLGIRGACIICHGASGPRAIKNALRVAHSLADDRLNARIVEQLGAKLEPGEAPTPGAAPSEAGTAAG, from the coding sequence ATGCGGATTGCGCTGGACGCGATGGGCGGGGACTTCGCCCCGGGGCCGATCGTCGCCGGGGCCGTGGAGGCGGCGATCGACCTGCCGGAGCTGACGGTCGTCCTCGTCGGCGACGCCGAGAAGGTCGAGGCCGAGCTCGCCAAGGCCCCGCAGGCGCCCCGCGACCGGCTCCCCGTCGTCCACGCCAGCCAGGTCATCGGGATGGAGGACAAGCCCGTCGAGGCCCTCCGCAAGAAGCGGGACAACTCGATCTCGAAGTGCTGGGGCCTGCTCGCCGCCGGCGAGGTCAAGGCCGTGGTCTCGGCCGGCAACACCGGCGCCATGGTGGCCTCCGCCCTGTTCAACGCCAAGATGTTCCTGCCGGGCGTGCGGCGGCCGGGCATCGCCGCGATCTTCCCCTCGCACCAGGGCCCGATCGTCATCATCGACGTCGGCGCCAATATGAACGCGAAGGCCGAGGACCTCTACCAGTACGGCATCATGGGGTCGATCTACGCCGAGGAGATCCTGGGCGTCACGCACCCGAGGATCGGCCTCCTGAACGTGGGCACCGAGGACGAGAAGGGGACCGACCTGACCCGGGCCACCCGGTCGCTGTTCGCGGAGAGCCCCTGGGCCAGCCGGTTCGTCGGCAACGTCGAGGGCCGGGACATCTACGAGGGCCACGTCCGCGTGGTGATCTGCGACGGGTTCGTCGGCAACGTCCTGCTGAAGGCCGGGGAGGGGGCGGTCGAGTTCCTCTTCTCGATCCTCCGCGAGGAGCTGGCGCGGATGCTGCCGGAGCTCCCCGGGGGCGCCGGCCAGAAGGTCGCCGGCAGCCTGGGCCGGCTCAAGAGCCGGTTCGAGTACGAGGAGTTCGGCGGCGGCCCGCTGCTGGGCATCCGCGGCGCCTGCATCATCTGCCACGGGGCGAGCGGCCCCCGCGCCATCAAGAACGCCCTGCGGGTCGCGCACTCGCTGGCCGACGACCGCCTGAACGCGCGGATCGTCGAGCAGCTCGGCGCGAAGCTCGAGCCGGGCGAGGCCCCGACCCCGGGGGCCGCCCCTTCCGAGGCCGGCACCGCCGCCGGCTGA
- the fabD gene encoding ACP S-malonyltransferase, with product MPKIAFLFPGQGAQAVGMCKELDAELPAVRELFDRANEVLGFDLRALCFEGPADALEATDVSQPAIFVASLAALESLKATDPAAVEACAGAAGLSLGEYTAHVFAGTMDFASGLEVVRRRGQAMQAASLATPSGMTSVLGLDEAKADELCRLAAPHGRLWKANMLGPGNIVVSGEAAALAAVPALAEGLGAMKVVPLSVAGAFHSEIMKPADEQLAEVLSRADLKAPRIPVYSNVDARPHSDPEEIRGTLVTQVLHGVRWEESMRNMMADGFDAFYEIGPGRVLTALLKRIDRKTPCTHIPAR from the coding sequence ATGCCCAAGATCGCCTTCCTGTTCCCCGGCCAGGGCGCCCAGGCCGTCGGCATGTGCAAGGAGCTCGACGCCGAGCTCCCCGCGGTCCGCGAGCTGTTCGACCGCGCCAACGAGGTCCTCGGCTTCGACCTGCGGGCCCTCTGCTTCGAGGGGCCGGCCGACGCGCTGGAGGCCACGGACGTCAGCCAGCCGGCGATCTTCGTCGCCAGCCTGGCGGCCCTGGAGAGCCTGAAGGCGACCGACCCGGCGGCCGTCGAGGCCTGCGCCGGGGCCGCCGGGCTCTCGCTGGGCGAGTACACCGCGCACGTCTTCGCCGGGACGATGGACTTCGCCTCCGGCCTGGAGGTCGTCCGCCGCCGCGGCCAGGCCATGCAGGCGGCCTCGCTGGCCACCCCCAGCGGCATGACGAGCGTCCTGGGCCTGGACGAGGCCAAGGCGGACGAGCTCTGCCGCCTGGCCGCGCCGCACGGGAGGCTCTGGAAGGCCAACATGCTGGGCCCCGGCAACATCGTCGTCTCCGGCGAGGCCGCCGCGCTGGCCGCCGTGCCGGCCCTGGCCGAGGGGCTCGGCGCCATGAAGGTCGTCCCCCTGTCCGTCGCCGGCGCCTTCCACTCCGAGATCATGAAGCCGGCCGACGAGCAGCTCGCCGAGGTCCTCTCCCGGGCCGACCTGAAGGCCCCGCGGATCCCGGTCTACTCCAACGTCGACGCCCGCCCCCACTCCGACCCCGAGGAGATCCGCGGCACGCTCGTCACCCAGGTCCTCCACGGCGTCCGCTGGGAGGAGTCCATGCGGAACATGATGGCCGACGGCTTCGACGCCTTCTACGAGATCGGCCCCGGCCGCGTCCTGACCGCGTTGCTCAAGCGGATCGACCGCAAGACCCCCTGCACCCACATCCCCGCGCGGTAA
- a CDS encoding Uma2 family endonuclease, whose amino-acid sequence MSTARTRRSSQPPAPRRPSRRPIGRHSNGMLMTPEEFDRRSDFDDRYRYELIHGVLVVSPAPGISERDPNGELEYLLRNYKWNHPSGTLIDKTVSEEYIYLPDGRRRADRVVWIGLGRIPEPGKDVPAIAIEIVSNRQRDRVRDYEEKRREYLAAGVQEYWGIDRFRRTMTVYRKEPAEPAEVVVKEGEVYATPLLPGFELPLARLLQAADDWKRPAAPAPADPK is encoded by the coding sequence ATGAGCACCGCGCGCACCCGCCGATCGTCCCAGCCGCCGGCCCCGCGGCGTCCCAGTCGGCGGCCGATCGGCCGCCACTCCAACGGCATGCTCATGACGCCCGAGGAGTTCGACCGGCGGAGCGATTTCGACGACCGATATCGCTATGAGCTGATCCATGGAGTCCTGGTCGTGAGCCCGGCACCGGGGATATCCGAGCGTGACCCGAATGGAGAACTCGAATACCTTCTTCGCAACTACAAATGGAACCACCCTTCTGGCACCTTGATCGATAAGACGGTGTCCGAAGAATACATCTACCTTCCCGACGGACGCCGCCGCGCGGATAGGGTGGTTTGGATTGGTCTGGGGCGCATCCCCGAGCCTGGGAAGGATGTGCCGGCCATCGCTATCGAGATCGTCTCGAATCGCCAGCGTGACCGCGTGCGGGATTATGAAGAGAAGCGCAGGGAGTACCTGGCCGCTGGAGTGCAGGAATACTGGGGCATTGATCGATTCCGTCGCACCATGACGGTCTATCGCAAGGAACCCGCCGAGCCGGCTGAGGTCGTGGTCAAGGAGGGCGAGGTGTACGCCACGCCGCTGCTGCCCGGCTTCGAGCTGCCCCTGGCCAGGCTGTTGCAGGCGGCGGACGATTGGAAGCGACCTGCCGCCCCGGCGCCCGCGGATCCCAAGTAA
- a CDS encoding Uma2 family endonuclease: MSTARTRRSSQPPAPRRPSRRPIGRHSNGMLMTPEEFDRRADFDGRHTYELIHGVLIVSPPPGRAERGPNDRLAQLLLNYKDDHPHGHVLDDTFSEETFACGETRRRVDRAIWAGLGREPEPDKDPPTIAIEIVSNRRRDRVRDYEEKRREYLAAGVREYWVIDRFRRIMTVYRKEPAEPAESVLKEDEVYATPLLPGFELPLSRIFRAADKWTAAKRSKKPADTPPAPEQPGEAGGIPPERG, translated from the coding sequence ATGAGCACCGCGCGCACCCGCCGATCGTCCCAGCCGCCGGCCCCGCGGCGTCCCAGTCGGCGGCCGATCGGCCGCCACTCCAACGGCATGCTCATGACGCCCGAGGAGTTCGACCGGCGGGCCGACTTCGACGGCCGACACACCTATGAGCTGATCCATGGAGTCCTGATCGTGAGCCCGCCGCCGGGGAGGGCGGAGCGGGGGCCGAATGATCGGCTGGCCCAGCTCCTGCTGAACTACAAGGACGATCATCCGCATGGACACGTCCTGGACGACACCTTCTCCGAGGAGACGTTCGCTTGCGGCGAAACCCGCCGCCGCGTCGACCGAGCGATCTGGGCGGGGTTGGGACGCGAGCCGGAGCCCGACAAGGATCCACCGACGATCGCCATCGAGATCGTCTCCAATCGCCGGCGGGACCGCGTGCGGGACTACGAGGAGAAGCGTCGCGAGTATCTGGCGGCGGGCGTCCGCGAGTACTGGGTCATCGACCGCTTCCGCCGCATCATGACGGTCTACCGCAAGGAGCCCGCGGAACCGGCCGAGTCGGTCCTGAAAGAGGATGAGGTCTACGCGACTCCGCTGCTGCCGGGCTTCGAGCTGCCGCTGAGCAGGATCTTCCGGGCGGCTGACAAATGGACCGCGGCGAAGCGTTCGAAGAAGCCGGCCGATACGCCCCCGGCGCCGGAGCAACCCGGCGAGGCCGGAGGCATCCCCCCCGAGCGAGGCTGA
- a CDS encoding bifunctional 4-hydroxy-2-oxoglutarate aldolase/2-dehydro-3-deoxy-phosphogluconate aldolase: protein MGRDATLKRILDGGVVAVVRSESSESLVQVVKALADGGVTAAEITFTVPDAIEVIRRVRHEVGDAVVLGAGTVLDPETARAALLAGAEYIVSPIVNADVIRLCRRYDKVVMPGAFTPTEVVAAWEAGADVVKVFPAEVGGPPYLKALRGPLPQVRLMPTGGVDLDTAEAFLKAGACCLGVGGSLVEPKAVASGDYGRIRDLAGRYAEIVRRFRAAD from the coding sequence ATGGGCCGTGATGCGACCTTGAAGCGGATCCTGGACGGGGGCGTCGTGGCCGTCGTCCGGTCGGAGTCGAGCGAGTCCCTGGTGCAGGTCGTCAAGGCGCTGGCCGACGGCGGGGTCACCGCGGCGGAGATCACCTTCACGGTGCCCGACGCGATCGAGGTCATCCGCCGCGTCCGGCATGAGGTCGGCGACGCGGTGGTCCTGGGCGCGGGGACCGTGCTCGACCCCGAGACCGCCCGCGCGGCGCTGCTGGCGGGCGCGGAGTACATCGTCTCACCCATCGTCAACGCCGACGTCATCCGCCTCTGCCGCCGCTACGACAAGGTCGTCATGCCCGGGGCCTTCACCCCCACGGAGGTCGTCGCCGCCTGGGAGGCCGGCGCCGACGTCGTGAAGGTCTTCCCGGCCGAGGTCGGCGGGCCCCCCTACCTCAAGGCCCTCCGCGGGCCGCTCCCGCAGGTCCGCCTGATGCCGACCGGCGGCGTGGACCTGGACACCGCCGAGGCCTTCCTCAAGGCCGGCGCCTGCTGCCTGGGCGTCGGCGGCTCCCTGGTCGAGCCCAAGGCCGTGGCCTCCGGCGACTACGGGCGCATCCGGGACCTCGCCGGCCGGTATGCCGAGATCGTCCGCAGGTTCCGGGCGGCCGACTGA
- a CDS encoding malate dehydrogenase: MTTPIRVAVTGAGGQIGYALLFRLASGAVFGPDRPVALQLLEITPALPSLNGTIMELDDCAFPLLAGVKASDKPEVAFEGADWVILVGGLPRKDGMSRADLIRANGPIFTGQGKAINDAAGPDVRILTVANPCNTNALIARSHAPKVPADRWFAMTRLDQNRAASQLAQKAGVPVASVKKMTIWGNHSDTQYPDYKNAEIGGSPAPNVIGDDAWFADTFIPTVAKRGGAVIKARGASSAASAANAALDSVRSLFVPTPAGDWFSAGVVSDGSYGIPEGLIYSFPLVSKGESRWSVVQGLPIDDDARKRLDASAAELASERDAVKDLLGPAA; this comes from the coding sequence ATGACGACCCCGATTCGCGTGGCGGTGACCGGCGCCGGCGGCCAGATCGGCTATGCCCTGCTGTTCCGCCTGGCCTCCGGGGCGGTGTTCGGCCCCGACCGCCCGGTCGCCCTGCAACTGCTCGAGATCACGCCCGCCCTGCCGTCCCTGAACGGCACCATCATGGAGCTGGACGACTGCGCCTTCCCGCTTCTGGCGGGCGTGAAGGCCAGCGACAAGCCCGAGGTCGCCTTCGAGGGGGCGGACTGGGTCATCCTGGTCGGCGGCCTGCCCCGGAAGGACGGCATGAGCCGGGCCGACCTGATCCGCGCCAACGGCCCGATCTTCACCGGCCAGGGCAAGGCCATCAACGACGCCGCGGGCCCGGACGTCCGGATCCTCACGGTGGCCAATCCGTGCAACACGAACGCCCTGATCGCCCGGTCGCACGCCCCGAAGGTGCCGGCGGACCGCTGGTTCGCCATGACCCGGCTGGACCAGAACCGCGCCGCCTCGCAGCTCGCCCAGAAGGCCGGCGTGCCGGTGGCGTCGGTCAAGAAGATGACCATCTGGGGCAACCACAGCGACACCCAGTATCCGGACTACAAGAACGCGGAGATCGGCGGCTCGCCCGCGCCCAACGTCATCGGCGACGACGCCTGGTTCGCCGACACCTTCATCCCGACCGTCGCCAAGCGCGGCGGGGCCGTGATCAAGGCTCGCGGCGCGTCCTCGGCCGCCTCGGCCGCCAACGCGGCGCTGGACAGCGTCCGCTCGCTCTTCGTCCCCACGCCCGCGGGCGACTGGTTCAGCGCCGGCGTCGTCTCCGACGGCAGCTACGGCATCCCCGAGGGGCTCATCTACAGCTTCCCGCTCGTCTCCAAGGGCGAGTCGCGCTGGTCCGTCGTCCAGGGCCTGCCGATCGACGACGATGCCCGCAAGCGCCTGGACGCCTCGGCGGCCGAGCTCGCCAGCGAGCGCGACGCCGTGAAGGACCTCCTCGGCCCCGCGGCCTGA
- a CDS encoding MFS transporter, which produces MQGEESGGASPGGPPAEGVRRGLAAPGAWAVLAVAAAVHLLDSSDRWLLPAVARPLCEELNLGDAQGGWLATLLLLSYAAWSPVAGYLADRIHRPRLLAVGIAVWGLAAVGTGLARSYDELQVARALVGAGGATAGVVSLTLIMDLFPAGRRGPALAAYYLGMPAGAAIGMGPGAALAGATAWQMAFLLVGAPGLALALAALLLPEPTRGRAEGIDEARLRRHEAAGPSREDYEDLMVNSSYTYSVFGLAFAMFAIGGLVYWLPAFLRAVHGLPDARVAGVIGLIVPAAAAAGIAAGGWAASREVPRPRLLFLVPGLAVLASLPLLALTALGRGERAVLVGAAGTVGLLFTTIVPCFAILASVVMPNMRGVAAAVAVAAAHLLGDIWSPGLMAWVAGEFGEPDAMATAFGRVLAAAGAVPVEAGPDAGPLNYAAALLAAAPAIAIAGVVLLSGARHLPRERALMLATLRAVPRRLHPLKPPTQK; this is translated from the coding sequence GTGCAGGGCGAGGAATCGGGCGGAGCAAGCCCCGGCGGGCCGCCGGCCGAGGGCGTGCGCCGCGGGCTCGCGGCGCCGGGCGCGTGGGCCGTGCTCGCCGTCGCCGCGGCCGTCCACCTGCTGGACTCCTCCGATCGCTGGCTCCTGCCGGCGGTGGCGAGGCCGCTCTGCGAGGAGCTCAACCTGGGGGACGCCCAGGGGGGCTGGCTGGCCACGCTCCTGCTGCTGAGCTACGCGGCGTGGAGCCCGGTGGCGGGCTACCTGGCCGACCGCATCCACCGCCCTCGGCTGCTGGCGGTCGGGATCGCCGTCTGGGGCCTGGCGGCGGTGGGGACCGGGCTGGCGAGGAGCTACGACGAGCTCCAGGTCGCCCGCGCCCTCGTCGGGGCGGGGGGCGCGACGGCCGGCGTGGTGTCGCTCACCCTGATCATGGACCTGTTCCCCGCGGGGCGACGCGGCCCGGCCCTGGCCGCCTACTACCTGGGGATGCCGGCCGGCGCGGCGATCGGCATGGGGCCGGGCGCGGCCCTCGCCGGGGCGACGGCGTGGCAGATGGCCTTCCTCCTGGTGGGCGCGCCGGGGCTGGCCCTGGCGCTCGCGGCCCTGCTGCTGCCGGAGCCGACGCGGGGCCGGGCCGAGGGGATCGACGAGGCCCGCCTCCGCCGGCACGAGGCCGCCGGCCCCAGCCGCGAGGACTACGAGGACCTGATGGTCAACTCGTCCTACACCTACTCCGTCTTCGGCCTGGCGTTCGCCATGTTCGCCATCGGCGGCCTGGTGTACTGGCTCCCCGCGTTCCTGCGGGCCGTCCACGGGCTCCCCGACGCCCGGGTCGCCGGCGTGATCGGCCTGATCGTCCCGGCCGCGGCGGCCGCGGGGATCGCGGCGGGGGGCTGGGCGGCCTCGCGGGAGGTCCCCCGCCCGCGCCTGCTCTTCCTCGTGCCGGGCCTCGCGGTGCTGGCGTCGCTGCCCCTGCTGGCGCTGACGGCCCTGGGCCGCGGCGAGCGCGCGGTCCTCGTCGGCGCGGCGGGCACCGTCGGCCTGCTGTTCACGACCATCGTCCCGTGCTTCGCGATCCTCGCCTCGGTGGTCATGCCCAACATGCGGGGCGTGGCCGCCGCCGTGGCCGTCGCCGCGGCCCACCTGCTGGGCGACATCTGGTCGCCCGGCCTGATGGCCTGGGTCGCCGGCGAGTTCGGCGAGCCCGACGCCATGGCCACGGCCTTCGGCCGGGTGCTCGCCGCCGCCGGCGCCGTGCCCGTCGAGGCCGGGCCGGACGCCGGCCCCCTGAATTACGCCGCCGCGCTGCTGGCGGCGGCGCCGGCGATCGCCATCGCGGGCGTCGTCCTGCTGTCCGGCGCCAGGCACCTGCCGCGGGAGCGGGCGCTCATGCTCGCCACCCTCCGCGCGGTGCCCCGACGCCTCCACCCATTGAAGCCCCCGACTCAGAAATAA
- a CDS encoding TolC family protein: MDGSPAGKGRGGPGPRLWLMAGLVVGLAGAGVRAQGPTFDVDNPPGIPKGSSMVGSALGSSGTSLFQNTPGSSDIPIGGRAGPSVSRAPVSALMPRTSQPRREGLPEFRVPALPTANIPAYGDLDLPGSEGDLGAGAEVGAAGGLTVGDAIDFLIRENLGLIAMRYEIPMAEADVLTASLRANPVFYADTQLVPYGRYSRANPGGQTQYDVNITHPLDLNRKRQARTVVARAAKQTVEAQFQDAVRQQVDNLYTAYVDVAAAELTRVYSQKQAEGIARLLTLNRELFSKQQIPRDPIDQLTAQLEQAQLQVRESAQAVSRATRTLAQILNVPRAQALSTRIHDRIRDDRPLPQSEEQLIDTAMQSRPDLTAMRMGLHRSQHEVQLAKRERLSDFFLLYQPYTLQDNRPFGLKSPTSWAVGLTAPMPIYNRNQGNIERAKINVTQTQVQLMQLERQVQDEVAEAAREFVLSRDAFLEIEREILPASRRVLDAAWKRYIGGSNTILEFLDARKDYNERVRDYRDALVRHRRAMLDLNTAVGARLLP; encoded by the coding sequence ATGGACGGCTCTCCGGCGGGGAAGGGGCGAGGTGGGCCGGGGCCCCGGCTTTGGCTCATGGCCGGGCTCGTCGTCGGGCTGGCCGGGGCGGGGGTCCGGGCGCAGGGGCCGACCTTCGACGTGGACAATCCGCCGGGCATCCCGAAGGGGTCGAGCATGGTCGGCTCGGCGCTGGGGTCCTCGGGGACCTCGCTGTTCCAGAACACGCCGGGCTCGTCGGACATCCCGATCGGGGGCCGGGCGGGCCCTTCGGTGAGCCGGGCGCCGGTCAGCGCCCTGATGCCGCGGACGTCGCAGCCGAGGCGCGAGGGGCTGCCCGAGTTCCGGGTCCCGGCGCTGCCGACGGCCAACATCCCGGCCTACGGCGACCTGGACCTCCCCGGCTCCGAGGGGGACCTCGGCGCGGGGGCGGAGGTCGGGGCGGCGGGGGGCCTCACCGTCGGCGACGCGATCGACTTCCTCATCCGCGAGAACCTGGGCCTCATCGCCATGCGGTACGAGATCCCGATGGCGGAGGCCGACGTCCTGACCGCGAGCCTGAGGGCCAACCCGGTCTTCTACGCCGACACCCAGCTCGTCCCCTACGGCCGGTACAGCCGGGCCAACCCCGGCGGCCAGACGCAGTATGACGTGAACATCACGCACCCCCTGGACCTGAACCGCAAGCGGCAGGCGCGGACCGTCGTGGCCAGGGCCGCCAAGCAGACGGTCGAGGCGCAGTTCCAGGACGCGGTGCGACAGCAGGTGGACAACCTCTACACCGCCTACGTGGACGTGGCCGCGGCCGAGCTGACGCGGGTCTACAGCCAGAAGCAGGCCGAGGGGATCGCCCGCCTCCTGACCCTCAACCGCGAGCTCTTCAGCAAGCAGCAGATCCCCCGCGACCCGATCGACCAGCTCACCGCCCAGCTCGAGCAGGCGCAGCTCCAGGTGCGGGAGTCCGCCCAGGCCGTCTCGCGGGCCACGCGGACGCTGGCCCAGATCCTCAACGTCCCGCGGGCCCAGGCGCTCTCCACCAGGATCCACGACCGGATCCGCGACGACCGCCCGCTGCCGCAGTCCGAGGAGCAGCTCATCGACACGGCCATGCAGAGCCGGCCCGACCTGACCGCCATGCGGATGGGCCTGCACCGGTCCCAGCACGAGGTCCAGCTCGCCAAGCGGGAGCGGCTCTCCGACTTCTTCCTGCTCTACCAGCCCTACACCCTCCAGGACAACCGGCCCTTCGGCCTGAAGAGCCCCACGTCCTGGGCGGTGGGCCTCACGGCCCCGATGCCGATCTACAACCGCAACCAGGGGAACATCGAGCGGGCCAAGATCAACGTCACGCAGACGCAGGTCCAGCTCATGCAGCTCGAGCGGCAGGTCCAGGACGAGGTGGCGGAGGCGGCCCGGGAGTTCGTCCTCAGCCGCGACGCGTTCCTGGAGATCGAGCGGGAGATCCTGCCGGCCTCGCGGCGGGTGCTCGACGCCGCCTGGAAGCGGTACATCGGCGGCAGCAACACGATCCTCGAGTTCCTGGACGCCAGGAAGGACTACAACGAGCGCGTCCGCGACTATCGCGACGCCCTGGTGCGGCACCGCCGCGCCATGCTCGACCTGAACACGGCCGTGGGCGCGCGGCTGCTCCCCTGA
- a CDS encoding glycosyltransferase: MDTRSPEPPRIAVAIPCYNEAAAVASVIAGFRASLPGAEVVVFDNNSTDGTAEEARRAGAEVVPVPEQGKGHAVRAAFARLADRDVVVLVDGDGTYPAEAAPRLVAPVLDGTADMVVGARRPEAGAGAMSPVRGLGNALIRSAFRLLVGRPSGDLLSGYRAFSRRFVDSVRLTSAGFEIETELAIAASMLGLPTLEIPVPYRPRIAGTVSKLSPLRDGLRIVRTIVARRKSGLEVRK, from the coding sequence ATGGATACCAGAAGCCCAGAGCCCCCGCGGATCGCCGTGGCGATCCCCTGCTACAACGAGGCCGCGGCCGTGGCCTCGGTGATCGCCGGCTTCCGCGCGTCGCTGCCGGGCGCGGAGGTCGTCGTCTTCGACAACAACTCCACCGACGGCACCGCGGAGGAGGCCCGCCGCGCCGGGGCCGAGGTGGTGCCCGTCCCGGAGCAGGGCAAGGGCCACGCCGTCCGCGCGGCGTTCGCCCGGCTGGCCGACCGCGACGTCGTCGTCCTCGTCGACGGCGACGGCACCTACCCGGCCGAGGCCGCCCCGCGGCTCGTCGCGCCGGTCCTCGACGGCACCGCGGACATGGTCGTCGGCGCCCGCCGTCCGGAGGCGGGCGCGGGGGCGATGTCCCCGGTCCGCGGGCTCGGAAACGCCCTGATCCGGTCCGCCTTCCGGCTGCTCGTCGGCCGGCCGAGCGGCGACCTGCTCTCCGGCTACCGGGCCTTCAGCCGCCGATTCGTGGACTCCGTCCGCCTCACCTCCGCCGGCTTCGAGATCGAGACCGAGCTCGCCATCGCCGCCTCCATGCTGGGCCTCCCCACCCTCGAGATCCCCGTCCCCTACCGGCCGCGGATCGCCGGCACCGTCAGCAAGCTCAGCCCGCTCCGCGACGGCCTCCGCATCGTCCGGACGATCGTCGCCAGGAGGAAGTCGGGCCTGGAAGTCCGGAAGTAG